From one Streptomyces sp. N50 genomic stretch:
- a CDS encoding response regulator transcription factor: protein MIRVAVVDDQALMRAGFRALLDAEDGIEVVGEAADGEQGVALVRAQLPDVALIDVQMPVMTGIEATRRIAADPSLAAVRVVILTNYGLDEYVFEALRAGASGFLLKDTDPADLLQAIGIVAGGEALLSPAVTRTLIGEFVSRPPDRSTAHGLEHLTRREREVTALAARGLTNEEIAAHMVISPFTAKTHISRAMTKLGARDRAQLVVFAYESGLVTARTPESRCAPDTPDHTLGR from the coding sequence ATGATCCGGGTCGCGGTCGTCGACGACCAGGCGCTGATGCGCGCGGGCTTCCGCGCCCTCCTCGACGCCGAGGACGGCATCGAGGTGGTCGGCGAGGCGGCCGACGGCGAGCAGGGCGTGGCCCTCGTCCGCGCGCAGCTCCCCGACGTCGCGCTGATCGACGTACAGATGCCGGTGATGACGGGCATCGAGGCCACCCGCCGTATCGCCGCCGACCCCTCCCTCGCCGCGGTCCGGGTCGTCATCCTCACCAACTACGGCCTGGACGAGTACGTCTTCGAGGCGCTGCGCGCGGGCGCCAGCGGATTCCTCCTCAAGGACACCGACCCGGCGGACCTGCTCCAGGCGATCGGGATCGTCGCCGGTGGCGAGGCCCTCCTGTCCCCGGCCGTCACCCGCACCCTCATCGGCGAGTTCGTCTCCCGCCCTCCGGACCGTTCCACCGCGCACGGCCTGGAACACCTCACCCGCCGCGAACGCGAGGTCACCGCGCTGGCCGCGCGCGGTCTCACCAACGAGGAGATCGCCGCCCACATGGTCATCAGCCCGTTCACGGCGAAGACCCACATCAGCCGGGCGATGACCAAACTCGGAGCCCGGGACCGGGCCCAACTCGTCGTGTTCGCCTACGAGTCGGGGCTGGTGACGGCCCGCACGCCGGAATCCCGTTGCGCGCCGGACACGCCGGATCACACCCTGGGGCGGTGA
- a CDS encoding class I SAM-dependent methyltransferase, which translates to MTETTRAQDPAVHIREEILAYYAQGKEDGRLRQGSDRLEFWRTQDVLRRLLPTAPAQVLDVGGGSGVHAEWLARDGYEVHLVDPVPLHVEQAGRLPGVTARAGDARALFAQDASYDVVLLLGPLYHLPERADRVRALSEARRVVRPGGLVVAATINRFAGLHDMLRQELYFIEPHRTRIDREMAEGRHDSEDGGHFTTAYFAQPHEAPEEFADAALTVAGQYGLEGVAWLMMGGIEDWLDDPDRREAVLTATRHIESEPTLIGTSGHLLTAGRRKS; encoded by the coding sequence GTGACCGAGACGACGCGAGCGCAAGACCCAGCCGTCCACATCCGCGAGGAGATCCTCGCCTACTACGCCCAGGGCAAGGAGGACGGCCGCCTCAGACAGGGCTCCGACCGGCTGGAGTTCTGGCGCACCCAGGACGTCCTGCGGCGCCTGCTGCCGACGGCTCCCGCACAGGTGCTGGACGTCGGCGGGGGCAGCGGCGTCCACGCCGAGTGGCTCGCGCGGGACGGGTACGAGGTCCATCTCGTCGACCCCGTACCGCTGCACGTGGAGCAGGCGGGCCGGCTGCCGGGGGTCACCGCCCGCGCCGGGGACGCCAGGGCGCTGTTCGCCCAAGACGCCTCGTACGACGTGGTGTTGCTGCTCGGGCCGCTCTACCACCTGCCCGAACGGGCTGACCGCGTACGGGCGTTGAGCGAGGCGCGCCGGGTGGTGCGGCCGGGCGGTCTGGTCGTCGCGGCGACGATCAACCGGTTCGCGGGGCTGCACGACATGCTCAGGCAGGAGCTGTACTTCATCGAACCGCACCGCACGCGGATCGACCGCGAGATGGCGGAGGGCCGCCACGACTCCGAGGACGGCGGCCACTTCACGACCGCCTACTTCGCCCAACCGCACGAAGCACCCGAGGAGTTCGCGGACGCGGCGCTCACCGTAGCGGGCCAGTACGGCCTCGAAGGCGTCGCCTGGCTGATGATGGGCGGCATCGAGGACTGGCTGGACGACCCGGACCGCCGGGAGGCCGTCCTGACGGCCACTCGCCACATCGAGTCCGAGCCCACGCTGATCGGCACCAGCGGCCATCTGCTCACCGCAGGCAGACGCAAGTCCTAG